A single region of the Cronobacter condimenti 1330 genome encodes:
- a CDS encoding AI-2E family transporter — translation MLEMFSQWYRRRFSDPEAIALLAILVAGFCILFFLHGLLAPLLVAIVLAYLLEWPTSRLQRIGCSRGLAATLVLVLFIGIVLVMAFVVIPVAWQQGIYLIRDMPGMFNKLADFAATLPRRYPALTDAGIIDAMAENLRARMSVLGDSVVKYSLASLVGLLTIAIYLILVPLMVFFLVKDKEQLLSAVRRVLPRNRGLAGQVWVEMNQQITNYIRGKVLEMIVVGVATWIGFVIFGLNYSLLLAVLVGVSVLIPYIGAFVVTIPVVCVALFQFGMGTEFWSCFIVYLVIQALDGNVLVPVLFSEAVNLHPLVIILSVVIFGGLWGFWGVFFAIPLATLIKAVVHAWPDVPAVDA, via the coding sequence ATGCTTGAAATGTTTTCGCAGTGGTATCGCCGTCGCTTTAGCGACCCCGAGGCGATTGCCCTCCTGGCGATTCTGGTCGCCGGGTTTTGCATCCTCTTCTTCCTGCACGGTTTGCTGGCACCGCTGCTCGTGGCCATTGTGCTGGCCTATTTGCTGGAGTGGCCGACGTCACGCCTCCAGCGCATCGGTTGTTCCCGCGGTCTTGCCGCCACGCTGGTACTGGTACTGTTTATCGGCATTGTGCTGGTAATGGCCTTCGTGGTCATCCCGGTGGCCTGGCAACAGGGTATCTATCTTATTCGCGATATGCCTGGCATGTTTAATAAGCTGGCTGATTTTGCGGCCACGTTGCCAAGACGTTACCCTGCGCTGACCGATGCGGGCATCATTGACGCGATGGCGGAAAACCTGCGTGCACGCATGTCCGTTCTGGGTGATTCCGTTGTGAAATATTCGCTCGCCTCGCTGGTAGGGTTATTGACGATCGCCATCTATCTGATTCTGGTGCCGCTGATGGTGTTCTTCCTGGTGAAAGATAAAGAACAACTGCTCAGCGCCGTACGCCGCGTATTGCCACGCAACCGCGGCCTGGCAGGGCAGGTGTGGGTGGAGATGAACCAGCAGATCACCAATTATATTCGCGGCAAAGTGCTGGAAATGATCGTTGTCGGCGTCGCCACCTGGATTGGCTTTGTTATTTTCGGGCTGAATTATTCATTACTGCTGGCAGTGCTGGTGGGCGTGTCGGTGTTGATTCCCTATATCGGCGCGTTTGTAGTGACGATACCGGTCGTCTGCGTGGCGCTGTTCCAGTTTGGCATGGGCACGGAGTTCTGGAGCTGTTTCATTGTTTACCTGGTGATTCAGGCGCTGGACGGCAATGTGCTGGTGCCGGTGCTATTTTCCGAGGCGGTCAATTTGCATCCGCTGGTGATTATTCTCTCGGTGGTGATTTTCGGTGGGCTGTGGGGGTTTTGGGGCGTTTTCTTTGCTATTCCGCTGGCGACGCTGATTAAAGCCGTGGTGCACGCCTGGCCGGATGTGCCTGCTGTCGACGCGTAA
- the purM gene encoding phosphoribosylformylglycinamidine cyclo-ligase, with product MTDKTSLSYKDAGVDIDAGNALVDRIKGVVKKTRRPEVMGGLGGFGALCALPQKYREPVLVSGTDGVGTKLRLAMDLKRHDTIGIDLVAMCVNDLVVQGAEPLFFLDYYATGKLDVDTAASVIHGIAEGCLQSGCALVGGETAEMPGMYHGDDYDVAGFCVGVVEKSEIIDGTKVADGDVLVALASSGPHSNGYSLVRKILEVSGADPQTTELDGKPLADHLLAPTRIYVKPVLELIEKLEVHAIAHLTGGGFWENIPRVLPDNTQAVIDESSWQWPAVFNWLQQAGNVSRHEMYRTFNCGVGMVIALPAAEADKAVALLNSLGETAWKIGAIKASDAQDRVVIA from the coding sequence GTGACCGACAAAACCTCTCTCAGCTATAAAGATGCCGGTGTTGATATTGATGCTGGTAACGCTCTGGTCGACCGAATTAAAGGCGTCGTGAAAAAAACCCGTCGTCCGGAAGTGATGGGCGGCCTGGGCGGCTTCGGCGCACTCTGCGCGCTGCCGCAGAAATACCGCGAACCGGTGCTCGTCTCCGGTACCGACGGCGTCGGCACGAAGCTGCGTCTGGCGATGGATCTGAAGCGTCACGATACGATAGGCATCGACCTGGTGGCGATGTGCGTTAACGATTTGGTGGTACAAGGCGCCGAGCCGCTCTTTTTCCTCGACTACTACGCGACCGGTAAGCTGGATGTGGATACCGCAGCCAGCGTGATTCACGGCATTGCGGAAGGCTGCCTGCAATCCGGCTGCGCGCTGGTTGGCGGTGAGACGGCGGAAATGCCGGGCATGTATCACGGTGATGATTATGACGTGGCTGGTTTCTGCGTTGGCGTAGTGGAAAAATCAGAGATTATCGACGGCACGAAAGTGGCTGACGGCGATGTGCTGGTCGCACTGGCTTCAAGCGGCCCACACTCCAACGGCTACTCGCTGGTACGTAAAATTCTTGAAGTGAGCGGCGCGGATCCGCAGACCACCGAGCTTGACGGCAAACCGCTCGCCGATCACCTGCTGGCCCCGACCCGCATCTATGTGAAGCCGGTGCTGGAACTGATTGAGAAGCTCGAGGTTCATGCCATTGCCCACCTGACCGGCGGCGGCTTCTGGGAGAATATTCCGCGCGTGCTGCCGGATAACACCCAGGCGGTGATTGATGAATCCTCCTGGCAGTGGCCAGCGGTGTTCAACTGGTTGCAGCAGGCTGGCAATGTCAGCCGTCATGAAATGTACCGCACCTTTAACTGCGGCGTCGGTATGGTTATCGCCCTGCCTGCCGCCGAAGCGGACAAGGCGGTTGCGCTGCTAAATAGCCTTGGCGAAACTGCGTGGAAAATCGGCGCTATCAAAGCATCAGACGCCCAGGACCGCGTGGTTATTGCGTAA
- the purN gene encoding phosphoribosylglycinamide formyltransferase — protein sequence MKRIVVLISGNGSNLQAIIDACAQQKINGVMSAVFSNKADAFGLERAREANIPAHALSASAFASREAFDRELIQEIDAYAPDLIVLAGYMRILSPAFVAHYAGRLLNIHPSLLPKYPGLHTHRQALANGDEEHGTSVHFVTDELDGGPVILQARVPVFPGDTEEDVTARVQAQEHAIYPLVVSWFVDGRLAMREGRAWLDGHPLPPQGYASED from the coding sequence ATGAAGCGCATCGTGGTGCTGATTTCCGGCAACGGCAGTAATCTGCAGGCCATCATCGATGCCTGCGCGCAGCAGAAAATTAACGGCGTGATGAGCGCCGTGTTCAGCAACAAGGCCGACGCGTTCGGCCTTGAGCGCGCCCGCGAAGCCAATATTCCAGCGCATGCGTTAAGCGCAAGTGCGTTTGCAAGCCGCGAGGCCTTTGACCGCGAGCTGATCCAAGAGATAGACGCATACGCGCCAGATCTTATCGTGCTGGCCGGTTATATGCGCATCCTGAGCCCTGCGTTTGTCGCGCACTATGCAGGGCGGCTTCTGAATATTCACCCTTCCCTGCTGCCGAAATATCCGGGGCTGCATACGCATCGCCAGGCGCTCGCCAATGGTGATGAAGAGCACGGCACGTCGGTTCATTTCGTGACGGACGAGCTGGACGGCGGACCGGTCATTTTACAGGCCCGCGTTCCGGTGTTTCCGGGCGATACCGAAGAAGACGTCACGGCGCGGGTTCAGGCTCAGGAACATGCTATCTACCCGCTTGTGGTGAGCTGGTTTGTTGACGGACGCCTTGCTATGCGCGAAGGCCGGGCCTGGCTTGACGGGCATCCGCTCCCGCCGCAGGGTTATGCCTCAGAAGACTAA
- the arsC gene encoding arsenate reductase (glutaredoxin) (This arsenate reductase requires both glutathione and glutaredoxin to convert arsenate to arsenite, after which the efflux transporter formed by ArsA and ArsB can extrude the arsenite from the cell, providing resistance.) — MSRDVTIYHNPRCSKSRETLNLLTERGIEPNVVLYLETLPDAAHLKTLLQQLGFSHPRELMRTKEELYKTLNLADATLSEEALIQAMVDNPKLIERPIVVSANKARLGRPPEQVLEIL, encoded by the coding sequence ATGTCCCGGGACGTGACGATTTACCATAACCCGCGCTGCTCAAAGAGTCGTGAAACCCTTAACCTGCTGACCGAGCGCGGTATTGAACCAAACGTGGTGTTATATCTGGAAACGCTGCCGGACGCGGCTCACCTCAAAACGCTGTTGCAGCAACTGGGGTTTAGCCACCCGCGCGAGCTGATGCGCACTAAAGAAGAGCTTTATAAAACGCTCAACCTTGCTGATGCGACGTTAAGCGAAGAGGCGCTGATTCAGGCGATGGTCGACAACCCGAAGCTTATCGAGCGCCCGATTGTGGTAAGCGCGAATAAAGCCCGCCTGGGCCGCCCGCCGGAACAGGTGCTGGAAATCCTCTGA
- the bepA gene encoding beta-barrel assembly-enhancing protease, producing MFRQLKTTLIATLIGAMLAGQLAPAFAADPADGLPDMGTSAGSTLSIGQELQMGDYYVRQLRGSAPLINDPLLVQYINGLGMRLVSHADSVKTPFHFYLINNDEINAFAFFGGNVVLHSALFRYADNESQLASVMAHEISHVTQRHLARAMEDQKRSAPLTWVGALGSILLAMASPQAGMAALTGTLAGTQQGVISFTQQNEQEADRIGIQVLQRSGFDPQAMPTFLEKLLDQARYSTRPPEILLTHPLPESRLADARNRANQMRPVVSQSSEAFYMAKVRALGMYNSGRNQLTSDLLDTLAKGNQREQHAAQYGRALQAMQDKRFAEARQQLEPLLRAQPGNAWYLDLATDISLGEHKAQEAIDRLKSAPDLKTNPVLQLNLANAYLEGGQPAQAATTLNRYTFTWPDDTNGWDLLAQAQAALGNRDQELAARAEVMALLGKLDQAITLLSSASSQVKLGSLQQARYDARIDQIRQLQQRFRPYEKM from the coding sequence ATGTTCAGGCAGTTGAAAACAACTCTGATTGCGACGCTTATCGGTGCCATGCTGGCAGGCCAGCTTGCGCCCGCCTTTGCAGCGGACCCGGCCGACGGCTTGCCCGATATGGGGACATCGGCGGGCAGCACGCTCTCTATTGGTCAGGAGCTGCAAATGGGCGATTACTACGTTCGCCAACTGCGTGGCAGCGCCCCGCTCATCAACGATCCGCTGCTGGTGCAATATATCAACGGGCTGGGGATGCGCCTGGTCTCCCACGCCGATTCGGTAAAAACCCCTTTCCATTTCTATCTTATTAATAACGACGAGATTAACGCCTTCGCCTTTTTCGGCGGCAATGTGGTGCTGCATTCGGCGCTCTTTCGCTACGCTGATAACGAAAGCCAGCTCGCCTCGGTGATGGCGCACGAAATTTCTCACGTAACTCAGCGCCATCTGGCGCGTGCGATGGAAGATCAAAAGCGCAGCGCCCCGCTGACCTGGGTCGGCGCGCTCGGCTCGATCCTGCTTGCGATGGCAAGCCCGCAGGCGGGCATGGCGGCGCTGACCGGCACGCTCGCTGGTACGCAGCAGGGTGTCATTAGCTTTACGCAGCAAAACGAGCAGGAGGCCGACCGCATTGGCATTCAGGTGCTGCAACGCTCCGGCTTTGATCCGCAGGCAATGCCGACGTTCCTTGAAAAACTGCTCGACCAGGCGCGTTACTCCACGCGTCCGCCGGAAATATTGCTCACTCACCCGCTGCCGGAAAGCCGTCTTGCCGATGCCCGCAACCGCGCCAACCAGATGCGCCCGGTGGTGTCGCAATCTTCTGAAGCGTTTTACATGGCCAAAGTGCGCGCGCTTGGCATGTACAACTCGGGACGCAACCAGCTCACCAGCGACCTGCTCGATACCCTCGCTAAAGGTAACCAGCGCGAGCAGCACGCTGCGCAGTATGGCCGCGCGCTGCAGGCGATGCAGGATAAACGCTTCGCCGAGGCGCGCCAGCAGCTGGAGCCGCTCCTGCGTGCCCAGCCCGGCAACGCCTGGTATCTTGACCTCGCCACCGATATTTCGCTCGGCGAGCACAAAGCCCAGGAAGCGATTGACCGTCTGAAAAGCGCGCCGGATCTGAAAACCAATCCGGTCTTGCAGCTTAACCTCGCTAACGCGTATCTGGAGGGTGGCCAGCCAGCGCAGGCGGCGACCACCCTTAACCGTTACACCTTCACCTGGCCTGACGACACCAACGGCTGGGATTTGCTGGCGCAGGCGCAGGCCGCACTTGGCAACCGCGACCAGGAGCTCGCAGCCCGCGCGGAAGTCATGGCGCTGCTGGGTAAACTGGATCAGGCCATTACGCTGCTGAGTAGCGCAAGCTCCCAGGTGAAGCTCGGCAGTCTGCAACAGGCGCGCTATGACGCCCGCATTGACCAGATCCGCCAGCTACAGCAACGTTTCCGCCCTTACGAAAAAATGTAA
- the uraA gene encoding uracil permease produces MTRRAIGVSERPPLLQTIPLSLQHLFAMFGATVLVPILFHINPATVLLFNGIGTLLYLFICKGKIPAYLGSSFAFISPVLLLLPLGYEMALGGFIVCGVLFCVVALIVKKAGTGWLDVMFPPAAMGAIVAVIGLELAGVAANMAGLLPPEGQTADSTTITISLVTLGVTVFGSVLFRGFLAIIPILIGVLAGYALSFAMGVVDTTAIANAHWFALPTFYTPRFEWFAIFTILPAALVVIAEHVGHLVVTANIVKKDLIRDPGLHRSMFANGFSTIISGFFGSTPNTTYGENIGVMAITRVYSTWVIGGAAIIAILLSCVGKLAAAIQIIPVPVMGGVSLLLYGVIGASGIRVLIESKVDYSKAQNLILTSVILIIGVSGAKVHVGAAELKGMALATIVGVALSLIFKLISVLCPEEKVLDADEQEKPSH; encoded by the coding sequence ATGACGCGCCGTGCTATCGGGGTAAGTGAACGACCGCCGCTCTTACAGACTATCCCGCTTAGTTTGCAGCACCTGTTCGCCATGTTTGGCGCAACCGTGCTGGTGCCCATCCTGTTTCATATTAATCCGGCCACCGTATTGCTGTTTAACGGCATCGGGACGCTGCTTTATCTCTTTATCTGTAAAGGCAAAATCCCGGCGTATCTGGGATCAAGCTTCGCTTTTATTTCGCCGGTATTGCTGCTTTTGCCGCTCGGCTATGAGATGGCGCTTGGCGGCTTTATCGTCTGTGGCGTGCTGTTCTGCGTTGTCGCGCTGATTGTGAAAAAAGCAGGCACCGGCTGGCTGGACGTGATGTTTCCCCCTGCTGCGATGGGCGCTATCGTTGCGGTTATCGGCCTTGAACTCGCGGGCGTTGCCGCCAATATGGCAGGTCTTTTGCCTCCTGAAGGTCAGACGGCGGATTCCACCACCATTACCATCTCACTGGTGACGCTCGGCGTGACCGTGTTTGGCTCCGTGCTGTTCCGCGGTTTTCTGGCGATTATCCCGATCCTTATCGGTGTGCTGGCAGGGTACGCCCTGTCGTTTGCGATGGGCGTGGTAGACACCACGGCGATTGCCAATGCCCACTGGTTCGCGCTGCCGACGTTTTACACGCCGCGCTTTGAGTGGTTCGCTATCTTTACCATTTTGCCTGCCGCGCTGGTGGTGATTGCCGAGCATGTCGGCCACCTGGTCGTGACCGCTAATATCGTGAAAAAAGATCTGATCCGCGATCCGGGCCTGCATCGTTCCATGTTCGCTAACGGGTTCTCGACGATTATCTCCGGCTTTTTCGGATCAACCCCCAACACCACCTACGGTGAAAACATCGGCGTGATGGCAATTACCCGCGTTTACAGCACCTGGGTTATTGGCGGGGCGGCGATTATTGCGATCCTGCTCTCCTGCGTGGGCAAACTGGCGGCGGCAATCCAGATCATCCCGGTCCCGGTGATGGGCGGCGTTTCGCTGCTGCTTTACGGCGTGATTGGCGCTTCAGGTATCCGCGTACTGATTGAATCGAAAGTGGATTACAGCAAGGCGCAAAACCTGATCCTCACCTCCGTTATTTTGATAATTGGCGTCAGCGGTGCGAAAGTTCATGTCGGCGCGGCGGAGTTGAAAGGCATGGCGCTCGCGACGATCGTCGGCGTAGCGTTAAGCCTTATTTTTAAACTTATCAGCGTGTTGTGCCCGGAAGAAAAGGTACTGGACGCTGACGAGCAAGAAAAACCGTCCCATTGA
- a CDS encoding DnaA inactivator Hda codes for MNTPAQLSLPLWLPDDETFASFWPGDNPSLLAALQTMLRHDRSGYIYFWSREGGGRSHLLHAACAELSQRGDAVGYVPLDKRTWFVPEVLEGMEQLSLVCIDNIECIAGDELWEMAIFNLYNRILESGNTRLLITGDRPPRQLNLKLPDLASRLDWGQIYRLQPLSDDDKLQALQLRARMRGFELPEDVGRFLLKRLDREMRTLFLTLDQLDRASISAQRKLTIPFVKDTLGL; via the coding sequence CTGAACACACCGGCACAGCTCTCCTTGCCGCTCTGGCTGCCCGATGACGAAACGTTTGCCAGCTTTTGGCCGGGCGACAACCCCTCTTTATTAGCCGCACTCCAGACCATGCTGCGCCATGACCGCAGTGGCTATATTTATTTCTGGTCCCGGGAAGGGGGCGGGCGCAGTCATCTGCTGCATGCCGCCTGCGCTGAGCTTTCCCAACGCGGAGACGCGGTCGGCTATGTGCCGCTGGATAAGCGCACCTGGTTTGTACCGGAAGTACTGGAAGGAATGGAGCAACTCTCGCTGGTTTGTATCGATAATATCGAATGCATTGCGGGGGACGAACTCTGGGAAATGGCGATTTTCAATCTCTACAACCGGATTCTGGAGTCGGGCAATACCCGGCTGCTGATAACCGGCGACAGGCCGCCGCGTCAGCTGAATCTGAAGCTGCCCGATCTCGCTTCGCGTCTCGACTGGGGACAGATCTACCGTCTTCAACCGCTTTCCGATGATGACAAACTGCAGGCGTTACAACTGCGCGCGCGGATGCGCGGGTTTGAGCTTCCGGAAGATGTCGGTCGCTTTCTGTTAAAGCGGCTCGATCGTGAAATGCGCACGCTGTTCCTGACGCTCGATCAGCTCGATCGCGCCTCGATCAGCGCCCAGCGTAAGCTGACGATCCCGTTTGTGAAAGATACGCTCGGCCTTTGA
- the upp gene encoding uracil phosphoribosyltransferase, translated as MKIVEVKHPLVKHKLGLMREHDISTKRFRELASEVGSLLTYEATADLLTEKVTIEGWNGPVEIEQIKGKKITVVPILRAGLGMMEGVLENVPSARISVVGIYRDEETLEPVPYFQKLVSNIDERMALVVDPMLATGGSMIATIDLLKKAGCTSIKVLVLVAAPEGIKALENAHPDVELYTASIDKGLNEHGYIIPGLGDAGDKIFGTK; from the coding sequence ATGAAGATCGTCGAAGTGAAACACCCGCTGGTTAAACACAAGCTGGGCCTGATGCGCGAGCATGACATCAGCACCAAGCGTTTTCGTGAACTCGCCTCTGAAGTGGGCAGCCTGCTGACCTATGAAGCCACGGCAGATCTGCTGACCGAAAAAGTGACCATCGAAGGCTGGAACGGCCCGGTGGAAATCGAGCAAATCAAGGGCAAGAAAATTACCGTTGTGCCTATCCTGCGTGCGGGTCTTGGCATGATGGAAGGGGTGCTTGAGAACGTGCCAAGCGCGCGTATCAGCGTCGTCGGCATCTACCGCGACGAAGAAACCCTGGAGCCAGTGCCGTATTTCCAGAAGCTGGTTTCCAATATCGACGAGCGCATGGCGCTGGTCGTTGACCCGATGCTGGCGACAGGCGGCTCTATGATCGCCACCATCGACCTGCTGAAAAAAGCGGGCTGCACCAGCATTAAGGTTCTGGTTCTGGTCGCCGCGCCTGAAGGTATCAAAGCGCTGGAGAATGCGCACCCGGATGTCGAGCTATACACCGCCTCCATCGACAAGGGGCTCAATGAGCACGGGTACATCATCCCAGGCCTCGGCGACGCGGGCGACAAAATATTTGGTACGAAATAA